TCGGAGACCACATCGGGCTGCTGCCGACGCTGTTCATCGTGGTCGGGCTGATCGTGGCATCCGGGCTCTTCTCGGGGGCGGCCAAGCCGCTTCCCGCGACCAGCGACGAGCCGGAGAAGGCTCGGCGGGGCTAACGTGCGACCGCGGTCGTGGCTTTCGACGTCGCGGTCTTCGAGGCGTATCCGGCCTTCGTCCCGGTCACCGCGACGGTGAGCTTCGCGCCGCGCTGCGCGGTGGTCGGCGTGAACGACACGGACGTCGCCCCGCGGATCTTCGTCCCGTTCGCGAACCACTGATAGCTGAGGGTCGTCCCGCTCGTCCACGTCCCGGGGACCGCGGTCAGCGTCGTCCCGACCCGCGCGGTCCCGCGGATCGTCGGGGTGGGAGCGGTCAGGATGCCGGCGGCCACCGCCGACGTCGGCTTCGACGTCCTCGACACCGACGTGTAGCCCGCGAGCTTCCCGGTGACCGTCACGGTGATGGCCTTGCCCTTCTGTGCGGCACCCGGGGTGAACGACGTGGCGGTGGCCCCCCGCACCGCCACGCCGTCGGCGGACCACTGATACGTCAGCGTCGCGCCTCTCGCCCACACCCCCGTGGTGGCCGTCAACGCGCGTCCGACGCGGGCGGTGCCCGAGACGGTCGGCGTCGACGAGGCGAGTTTCGGAGCCGCGGCTGCGGCCCAGTCGAAGGTCAGACGGGTGAACGACCACATGCCGATCGAGACGGCGACCGCACGAGCGGGATCACTCGTCCCCTTCGCGGTCCCGTCGTAGTAGACGACACGGCCGTCGGTGTATTGAGCGCGCACGGTGACCTTCGTGCCGGTGGGGAGGATGGTCTCGTTGTAGACCCCGCCGAGTCCACCCCCGATGAGGTCGAGCTCGGTCTCCGCCTTCGTGGAGACATCGGTCGCCACGACGCGCAGCTTCCTCACGAGCACGGACTCGTCGAACATGAGCAGCTCCGTCGCGAGGCCCCCGCGCGCGGCGCTGTAGTCGATCGTGACGTCCGAGACGTTCTTGGTCGTCGCGTCCACGACGATCTCGTAGGGCGTGGGCGCGAACCACCCGTCCGCCAGCTCCATTCGGCTGAAGACGCTGTACGTCCCGCGCGGAACGTCCGAGATGCGGAACGTGCCCGCCTTCGCGTCGTACTTCACCTTGGCATCCGGAACCGGCACGCCTCCGGCCGGGGTGGCGGAGACGACGACCGCCGCCCGCTGCGCCGTCGTCGTGCGCTTGTCGAAGACCACACGGCCCGAGATCGTGACGGTCTTCGCCGCCGCTGCATCGCCCGTCGGGAGGGGGGCGGAGGTCGGGAGAGGCTCGGAGGTCGGGGCGGGTGACGAAGAGGGGGTGGCGGACGGCGCGACGGTCACCGGTGCCACCGCACCGGTGGCGGTGGGGACGGGAGTCGCCGTCGAGGGAGGGGGTGTCGAGACATCGGCCGTCGCGGGAGCGGCGGCGACGACCCCCGCCACGAGAACGGCGGAAACGCCGAGACCGACCGCCACGCCGGCGCGCGACAGTCTCGAGAAGAGCGACATGGGCATCCTTGTGATCCGGAGCCGCCGGATCCGGGCCCCCCTGCTCGTCACGCTAGACAGTCCGCGGGCGCGGATTGGGGCCGAACGGCATTCCCGAACGATCCCGAACAGCCCGGCGGCTCCCGCGCGGGGCGATTAGGCTCGACGGGTGCGTCTCGTCATCGCCCGTTGCTCCGTCGATTACACCGGCCGTCTCAACGCGCATCTCCCCCTCGCCACCCGTCTGCTCGTGCACAAGGGGGATGGATCGCTGCTGGTCCACTCCGACGGCGGCTCGTACAAGCCGCTGAACTGGATGAGCCCGCCCTGCTCGCTCACCCTGGAGCAACCCGACGAGGCCGACGTCGAGGACGGCGTGATCGAGCGCTGGCGCGTCACGCACGCGAAGACCGGAGACGCTCTCCTCGTGCGGATCCACGAGGTCATCCACGACACGTCCCACGACCTGGGCATCGACCCCGGCCTCATCAAGGACGGCGTCGAGGCGGACCTCCAGCGCCTGCTCGCCGAGCAGGTGTCCGTCGTCGGCGAGGGGCTCACCCTCGTCCGACGCGAGTACCCCACCGCGATCGGCCCGGTCGACCTGCTGCTGCGCGACGACAACGGCGGCACCGTCGCGATCGAGGTCAAGCGCCGCGGCGACATCGACGGCGTCGAGCAGCTCACGCGCTACCTCGAGCTGCTGAACCGCGACCCCCTGCTCGCCCCCGTGACCGGTGTGTATGCCGCTCAGGAGATCAAGCCGCAAGCCCGCGTGCTCGCGACGGACCGCGGCATCCGGTGCCTCACCCTCGACTACGACGAGATGAAGGGCATCGATTCGGGGGCTCCGCGCCTGTTCTGAGCGGCGCGCAGACAGCCAAGCTTGCAGCCGACTCCCAGGTTGCGATATGACTTAGCCAGCGGGAGGCGCTTCCGCGCTGAACCGCGGGTCCCGAAACCCGCGCTGCCGGCCGCGAGGCCGCCCGGGGGGGAACATGCGCGCACCTGCGCGGTCATTGCTGCGTGCCTTGATCACAACCGTGGTCGGGTTCACTCTCGTGGGCTCGATGCTCGCGGCGCCCGCGGCCTCCGCCGAGACGCCCGACTCGGCGGGAGCAACGGCCACGGCCGCGCCCCCTTCGCCCACCAGGTCCGCCTCCCCGAGTCCGACGGTCGAGCCCACTCGCGTCCCGTCCGCTGCGCCGACGCGAACGCCGAGTCCCTCCGCCAGCTCGGCACCGGTCCCGACCCGCTCCGCGACGCCGACGCCGACGCCGACGCCGACGCCGACAGCCACGCCGACACCTACACCAACGCGGACAGCGACACCCGCCCCGAGTGCGACGCCGACGCGCACCCCCAAACCGACGCCCACGACCCGCCCGACGGCGACTCCCACCACGGCGCCTGCCGCTCCTGCTCCGGACTCCGGTACCGCGAGCATCTCGGGCCGCGTCTCCCTTCCCGCCGGAACATCGCCCGACCAGTCCACGATCGGCGTGCAGGTCTACTCCGAGACCGGTTACACCATGGTGGGATCGACCGTCGTCCTCTCGGACGGCAGCTACAGCGTGACGGGCCTCGCGGCAGGCGGCTACAAGCTCAACTTCTCGCCGTCGGGCACGCTGGTGCCGGAGTGGTGGAACGACAAGCCGGACTACTCCTCAGCGACGGTCGTCACCGTCGCCGCGGGGGAGAAGCGGGTCGGCGTCAATGCCTCCCTGGCGAACGGCGCGACGATCTCGGGCCGCGTCAGCCTCCCGGACGGCGTCGCCGCGCCCCTCGGTTCCCTCATGGTCACGGTCGCCCCGACCACGTCGGAGTATTCATCCGTCGGCGCCGTCCGACTCGGGGCGGACGGCACGTATTCCGTGACCAACGTCCCCGCCGGCACCTACAAGGTCAAGTTCTCCGCGTACGGCATCCCGGCGTTGAGCGAGTGGTGGAACGATGCCCCCGATTTCGCATCGGCGACGCCGCTCACGGTGAAGGCCGGCGAGGTTCGGACCGGGGTCGATGCGCGTCTCGCCGCTTCGGCCACCATCTCCGGCACGGTGACCCTTCCCCAGGGAGTGCCCGCGGGTCAGGGACACGTGTGGGTGACCGCGTCCACTCCGAGTGAGCCGTGGCGCAACGCTGCCAGCGCGGCGGCCGACCAGAACGGGGCTTACACGCTGACCGGCCTTCCTGCCGGCTCGTACATCGTGAAATTCACGTCCTTCGACCTCCCGGTGATTCCCGAATGGTGGGACGACGCAAGGGATGCCGCATCCGCGAAGCCCGTAACGGTCGCCGCGGGCGAGAAACGGGCGGGCGTGAACGCGGCACTTGCCCTGTCGCACACGATCTCGGGCACTGTGACTCTCCCCGCCGGGGTCACGGGGTCCAGCATGGACGTCTCCGTGTCGGCGTACACCCTGGATCAGCCATGGTCGCCGAAAGCGAGCACGATGGCATCGCCCGGCGGTACGTACGTGCTGAATGGATTGGAGCCGGGCACGTACAAGCTCCGCTTCTCGGCGGACAGGCTCAACGTCCTCACCCAGTGGTGGAAGGAAAAGCCCGACTTCGACTCCGCCACGGCGATGGTGCTCGGGTCTCGGAACATCACCGGAGTCGACGTGAAGCTGCGAAAGTCCGCGTCGATCTCGGGCACGATCACCGTGCCGGAGGGAGTGCGCGCGGATCAGATCGCCGTCTCGGCGGTGCCCACCTCGAACGAATGGGGTACGTCGTTCCAGGGGCAGGTCGGCTCCGATGGACGGTACATCGTGACCGGGCTTCCGGCTGGATCGTTCAAGGTCAGGTTCAGCTCGTGGCAAGCCCCCGTCCTCGATGAGTGGTGGAAGGACGCGACCGACTTCGCGCGTGCCCAGTCCGTGACACTCGCGAGCGGGCAGGATCAATCCGGGATCGATGCGAGCCTCGCACGCTCGAGCTCCCTCTCGGGCACCATCGGGCGATCGGGTGGTGCACCTGTCGCCGGCGTGACGATCGAGGTCTACCGCCGCAGCGACGACGGGTCGTGGCAGTGGACGCAGCAGACGACCACCGCGTCGACCGGCACCTATTCTTTCCCGCGACTGTCCCCGGGAACGTACACGCTGCACGCGAAGCCCCCCACGGGTGACCTGCTGCCCGAGTACTACAACGACAAGCCGTCGTTGGCCACCGCGAGCGCCCTCACCGTCGACTCCGGCTCCCGGCGCGACGTGACGGCGAACATGACGCTGGCGGCCGGGGCCACCGTGTCAGGAACCGTGCGGTACGCCGACGGCTCCCCGATGGCCGGGGCACCCGTGACGCTGTACTCGCGGACCGCCACCCGTGTCGGCTCGGCGACGACCGACGCAGCAGGTGGATACACCGTCGTGGGCGTCTCGGGCGATGTCACGGCGGGCGTGGGAGCGGGCGGCGGAATGATCTATGCGGGTTCGACGAGCATTCTCGCCGGAGCGACGTTCGTCACGGTCGCCAAGACCGCGAAGATCGACGTCAAGGTTCCCGGGGTGACCGTCTCGGGGTCGGTCACCGTGGACGGGACCCGTGCACCGGCCTCCGGGGGCACAGTTCGACTCAGCTCGCCGCAGGGCGGGTACTCGGCAGCGGCGACCGTCGGAGCCGACGGGCGCTACCGCCTGCGCGGGGTGATCGCGGGGTCCTACACCGCGCAGTTCACCCCGGCCGACGGCAGCGGACTGACGTCGACCTGGTCGGGTGGAGGCGCCGATTCAGGCACAGCCGTCGCGTTCGATGTGGCCTCGACCGCGGTCACGAAGAACCTCGTGGCGCTCTCCGGGGGAACGGTCGTCGCCGCCCTTCCCTCGGGACCCGGTTCCTCCACGTATCGCGGCCTTCAGCTCTATCGCTGGGTCGACGGAACCGCGCAGTACACGGCGAGCGCGGGTGGCACCCCGGGTTCGTCCGTGCGGATCGACGCGCTCGCACCGGGGACGTACACGGCATCCGTCGACGGGGTCTATCTCGGGGGCGCGGTCACGACCGACACGGCTCAGCGGTTCACCGTGGCCGGCGGCAAGGTCATCGACCTGGGCACCTTCGACGCCACGCCGAGAGGCACCGCGGGGGCGCTGACCGTCACCGCGACCGGCGCGTCTTACTCCGCGCGGATCGTCCTCGTGAGCTCCGGCGGGCGCGTGTACGACCCCTCACGCAGCAGCACCGGTTCGAACTCGATGACGAGCTCGTTCGCCGTCCCCGTCGGCACCTATCGCGTGTTCGGATCATCGACCTCCGCCGGTGTCGTCGACACCTGGTACGGCGGCACCTCGAACCTGACGGCGAAGAAGATCACCGTGCGCGCGGGTGAGACGTCCTCCGTGTCGTTCGCTCTCGCCGTGGGCGACGCCTCGGTCACGGGGAAGGTCCTGGATGCCATCGACCGAACGGCGGTCGCCTCGGCGATCATTCAGCTCACTCCCCTCGATCGTGTCCCCGCCGTGCAGGACCGCGGGAGCGCTGTGACGATCCGCACCGACTCGCTCGGCGCGTTCTCCTTCGCGTCCAGCCTGCGCGCCGGCACGTCGTATCGCATCGACGTGCGGCTCCCCAGCGGAGCGGTCCTCGCGACGCGGACCTTCACCGCGAAGGCGGGTACCCAGGCAATGACTTTCACGACGCCGCGGACGGGAGTCCTCCAGGGGAAGGTGGCCAACGCGTCGAGCGGGATCGCGGTGGTGCTGTGGCGCGACGGTGACACCGAATCGATGGGCGGGCGATGGACGGACGAGA
This portion of the Microbacterium testaceum StLB037 genome encodes:
- the nucS gene encoding endonuclease NucS, which encodes MRLVIARCSVDYTGRLNAHLPLATRLLVHKGDGSLLVHSDGGSYKPLNWMSPPCSLTLEQPDEADVEDGVIERWRVTHAKTGDALLVRIHEVIHDTSHDLGIDPGLIKDGVEADLQRLLAEQVSVVGEGLTLVRREYPTAIGPVDLLLRDDNGGTVAIEVKRRGDIDGVEQLTRYLELLNRDPLLAPVTGVYAAQEIKPQARVLATDRGIRCLTLDYDEMKGIDSGAPRLF
- a CDS encoding carboxypeptidase regulatory-like domain-containing protein is translated as MQVYSETGYTMVGSTVVLSDGSYSVTGLAAGGYKLNFSPSGTLVPEWWNDKPDYSSATVVTVAAGEKRVGVNASLANGATISGRVSLPDGVAAPLGSLMVTVAPTTSEYSSVGAVRLGADGTYSVTNVPAGTYKVKFSAYGIPALSEWWNDAPDFASATPLTVKAGEVRTGVDARLAASATISGTVTLPQGVPAGQGHVWVTASTPSEPWRNAASAAADQNGAYTLTGLPAGSYIVKFTSFDLPVIPEWWDDARDAASAKPVTVAAGEKRAGVNAALALSHTISGTVTLPAGVTGSSMDVSVSAYTLDQPWSPKASTMASPGGTYVLNGLEPGTYKLRFSADRLNVLTQWWKEKPDFDSATAMVLGSRNITGVDVKLRKSASISGTITVPEGVRADQIAVSAVPTSNEWGTSFQGQVGSDGRYIVTGLPAGSFKVRFSSWQAPVLDEWWKDATDFARAQSVTLASGQDQSGIDASLARSSSLSGTIGRSGGAPVAGVTIEVYRRSDDGSWQWTQQTTTASTGTYSFPRLSPGTYTLHAKPPTGDLLPEYYNDKPSLATASALTVDSGSRRDVTANMTLAAGATVSGTVRYADGSPMAGAPVTLYSRTATRVGSATTDAAGGYTVVGVSGDVTAGVGAGGGMIYAGSTSILAGATFVTVAKTAKIDVKVPGVTVSGSVTVDGTRAPASGGTVRLSSPQGGYSAAATVGADGRYRLRGVIAGSYTAQFTPADGSGLTSTWSGGGADSGTAVAFDVASTAVTKNLVALSGGTVVAALPSGPGSSTYRGLQLYRWVDGTAQYTASAGGTPGSSVRIDALAPGTYTASVDGVYLGGAVTTDTAQRFTVAGGKVIDLGTFDATPRGTAGALTVTATGASYSARIVLVSSGGRVYDPSRSSTGSNSMTSSFAVPVGTYRVFGSSTSAGVVDTWYGGTSNLTAKKITVRAGETSSVSFALAVGDASVTGKVLDAIDRTAVASAIIQLTPLDRVPAVQDRGSAVTIRTDSLGAFSFASSLRAGTSYRIDVRLPSGAVLATRTFTAKAGTQAMTFTTPRTGVLQGKVANASSGIAVVLWRDGDTESMGGRWTDETGSYRFEGLPAGSYRVQFTRADLDSASSYAPGWASTGRTREEAAVIKVAAGATVSAPLTELGRAGIISGRVAAAPTKGATTWVSTLVTVKDGAGRTVTTGRSDGGSPGGYAIEAPPGSYTVCARPVGSPATFVEACRSGVTVTAGKQTQRIDLTMRPAPSRTSAVATGPIAPW
- a CDS encoding biotin carboxyl carrier protein; the protein is MSLFSRLSRAGVAVGLGVSAVLVAGVVAAAPATADVSTPPPSTATPVPTATGAVAPVTVAPSATPSSSPAPTSEPLPTSAPLPTGDAAAAKTVTISGRVVFDKRTTTAQRAAVVVSATPAGGVPVPDAKVKYDAKAGTFRISDVPRGTYSVFSRMELADGWFAPTPYEIVVDATTKNVSDVTIDYSAARGGLATELLMFDESVLVRKLRVVATDVSTKAETELDLIGGGLGGVYNETILPTGTKVTVRAQYTDGRVVYYDGTAKGTSDPARAVAVSIGMWSFTRLTFDWAAAAAPKLASSTPTVSGTARVGRALTATTGVWARGATLTYQWSADGVAVRGATATSFTPGAAQKGKAITVTVTGKLAGYTSVSRTSKPTSAVAAGILTAPTPTIRGTARVGTTLTAVPGTWTSGTTLSYQWFANGTKIRGATSVSFTPTTAQRGAKLTVAVTGTKAGYASKTATSKATTAVAR